In Portunus trituberculatus isolate SZX2019 chromosome 33, ASM1759143v1, whole genome shotgun sequence, the following proteins share a genomic window:
- the LOC123512171 gene encoding uncharacterized protein LOC123512171 isoform X2: protein MASTHKEWFFKEYRDIFETTGETVLTYITRCGMDRKSSTVSLEKYLKNLSQESTVNFNIRAMKKMKEKSRDSKPLDEIRNGLLRNLFNTTELEQLENDPSCSNCDISLLYKIIRYACENVSDEDKKWSTPSSEMEYFISKIKKKRNNVVHKKVPKILNDEKFNEEVETLTELLMETLEATRIRYERNEDEITSKKDEVLKAISDTRKEVQQRAANAELPNFKKETNNELQNHLNHAKYIDPLHFLSGHENNKVDVQTLFSRIDVVNEGNDGLLREKDINHVDYLTILEITKARSPLSCPQILLVEGDAGSGKTTLITFIVSEWLIDEGDRCMKGLDHYDLLLRVVCREENISTLDELLKQVLPSSYIKYGSYLVPLLKKCKVLFLVDGLDEMNEISDKLVKNILSEGKECGNFTFMCTSRPDSVLGFKCKTPKNYQTSKVRLFGISHEERTHFVLKHYEWLAGDVSDDTDHLKKREEGISYLKQIMKEIGWMELFRLPLNLLFLAAVFYYDPTLVTANLTQSQLYNFIHMWCKEKLLHRLCLTLSESKFIIQKKVDTVLKVVYKVALKGLLENRIYLTGDDEELLSSCCNIQDLPRSEVIPAFYSMRRKTAYGVLKEEYFIPHKGFQEFFAAQHIIEQSHAYKKGDIRCILQNNMTGHERGFEPLRNMLCHLLWQLNQLSLPNKTMVLEEAVDLIKESGIKYSSEWLSVLADMVPHDATLQRIVFHIKDRFDNKNSSDYKEIIEITDSTAQAALSLLPHIFPCTVMITLERSSDVNLRNAIAQHKLVHLWHHFTHPNTAGTSNYLLQQLAPMNNLENFKGNLDAEHLTLLPRNLKELSLVITGNDHCSSLLPTLLQVRPSLLQLSNLKNRSACYGCKAALEGNLAVAVLTTWPARRGTAGVITYIDSDQLCLIKICLLLFFVFFL from the exons ATGGCGTCCACACACAAAGAATGGTTCTTCAAGGAATACAGGGACATCTTCGAGACAACCGGCGAGACAGTGCTAACGTACATCACGAGATGCGGGATGGACAGAAAATCATCCACCGTTTCCCTCGAAAAGTACTTAAAGAATCTTTCACAAGAATCTACAGTCAACTTCAACATAAGagctatgaaaaaaatgaaagaaaaatctcGTGATTCAAAACCATTAGACGAGATACGTAACGGGCTACTGAGAAATCTCTTTAATACAACAGAATTAGAACAACTGGAGAATGATCCATCGTGCAGCAATTGTGACATCAGCCTCCTttacaaaataataagataTGCCTGTGAGAATGTATCTGATGAGGACAAGAAATGGTCAACTCCGAGTAGTGAGATGGAATATTTCATAtcgaagataaaaaagaaacgtaATAATGTTGTTCATAAAAAAGTCCCAAAGATTcttaatgatgaaaaattcAATGAAGAAGTAGAAACACTAACAGAACTGCTCATGGAAACATTAGAAGCTACGAGAATCAGAtatgagagaaatgaagacgAGATCACAAGTAAAAAGGATGAGGTGCTGAAAGCTATTAGTGATACCAGGAAGGAAGTACAGCAAAGAGCAGCGAACGCTGAACTGCCAAATTTCAAGAAGGAAACTAATAATGAGCTTCAAAACCATCTCAATCATGCTAAATACATTGACCCTCTCCATTTTCTGAGTGGACACGAAAACAACAAAGTTGACGTTCAAACTTTGTTTTCGAGAATTGATGTGGTTAACGAAGGAAATGATGGACTGCTTAGAGAAAAAGACATTAACCATGTTGATTATTTAACGATTTTAGAGATTACGAAAGCTCGGTCACCGCTTTCATGTCCACAAATCCTGCTTGTTGAAGGTGACGCTGGGAGTGGCAAGACCACCTTAATTACCTTCATTGTGTCTGAGTGGCTCATAGATGAAGGTGATCGCTGTATGAAGGGACTTGATCACTATGATCTTCTCTTGCGGGTCGTATGTCGAGAAGAGAATATATCCACGCTTGATGAGTTGCTGAAGCAAGTCTTACCTTCCTCTTATATTAAGTATGGAAGCTACCTCGTACCACTCTTAAAAAAATGCAAAGTCCTGTTTCTTGTTGATGGGTtagatgaaatgaatgaaatatcaGACAAACTCGTGAAAAATATTTTAAGCGAGGGAAAAGAATGTGGTAACTTTACTTTCATGTGTACATCACGGCCTGACAGTGTTCTGGGCTTCAAGtgtaaaacacctaaaaactaCCAAACTTCCAAAGTGAGATTATTTGGCATTTCCCATGAAGAGAGGACTCATTTTGTTCTGAAACATTACGAGTGGCTAGCCGGAGATGTATCCGATGATACTGACCATctcaagaaaagggaagaaggcatTTCCTATCTGAaacaaattatgaaagaaattgGTTGGATGGAGCTTTTCCGGCTTCCTCTTAACTTACTTTTTCTCGCAGCTGTTTTTTATTATGATCCAACACTTGTTACCGCTAATCTAACTCAGTCCCAGCTATACAATTTCATTCACATGTGGTGCAAAGAGAAGTTGCTACATCGATTATGCCTTACATTGTCTGAAAGCAAATTCATCATCCAGAAGAAAGTAGATACCGTGTTGAAGGTAGTGTATAAAGTGGCACTAAAAGGACTCCTTGAGAATCGGATTTATCTAACAGGAGATGATGAAGAGCTATTGAGTTCATGCTGCAACATCCAAGACTTGCCTAGAAGTGAGGTGATACCTGCATTTTACTCAATGCGGCGAAAGACGGCTTACGGGGTGCTGAAAGAAGAATACTTTATCCCACACAAAGGTTTCCAGGAGTTTTTTGCAGCGCAACACATTATTGAACAATCACATGCATACAAAAAAGGGGACATAAGGTGCATTCTTCAAAATAACATGACTGGACATGAAAGGGGTTTTGAGCCACTTAGAAACATGCTTTGCCACCTTTTATGGCAACTGAATCAGCTCAGCCTTCCAAATAAAACTATGGTTCTGGAGGAAGCAGTAGACCTTATAAAAGAGTCAGGCATTAAGTATAGCAGCGAATGGTTGTCAGTTTTAGCAGACATGGTGCCTCATGACGCCACACTGCAACGTATAGTGTTTCATATCAAAGATCGCTTTGATAACAAAAACAGTTCTgattataaagaaataatagaaataacggACAGTACAGCGCAAGccgccctttctctccttccacacaTCTTTCCGTGTACTGTCATGATAACATTAGAGAGGTCGTCAGATGTTAACTTACGGAACGCCATTGCTCAACACAAACTCGTGCATCTGTGGCACCACTTCACTCATCCCAACACAGCTGGTACTTCCAACTACCTGCTGCAGCAACTAGCACCAAT GAACAATCTAGAGAATTTCAAAGGCAATCTGGATGCTGAGCATCTGACACTGCTCCCCAGAAACTTGAAAGAACTGTCCTTGGTTATTACAGGGAATGATCACTGCAGTAGCCTTCTGCCAACTCTCTTACAAGTCCGCCCCTCTCTTCTGCAGTTGTCCAACCTCA AGAACCGGAGTGCATGTTATGGCTGTAAGGCTGCCCTTGAAGGAAATCTTGCTGTTGCAGTACTGACCACATGGCCTGCCAGAAGAGGAACAGCTGGTGTGATTACTTACATCGATAGTGACCAGTTGTGTTTGATTAAAATAtgtctgttacttttttttgttttttttttataa
- the LOC123512171 gene encoding uncharacterized protein LOC123512171 isoform X1, whose protein sequence is MASTHKEWFFKEYRDIFETTGETVLTYITRCGMDRKSSTVSLEKYLKNLSQESTVNFNIRAMKKMKEKSRDSKPLDEIRNGLLRNLFNTTELEQLENDPSCSNCDISLLYKIIRYACENVSDEDKKWSTPSSEMEYFISKIKKKRNNVVHKKVPKILNDEKFNEEVETLTELLMETLEATRIRYERNEDEITSKKDEVLKAISDTRKEVQQRAANAELPNFKKETNNELQNHLNHAKYIDPLHFLSGHENNKVDVQTLFSRIDVVNEGNDGLLREKDINHVDYLTILEITKARSPLSCPQILLVEGDAGSGKTTLITFIVSEWLIDEGDRCMKGLDHYDLLLRVVCREENISTLDELLKQVLPSSYIKYGSYLVPLLKKCKVLFLVDGLDEMNEISDKLVKNILSEGKECGNFTFMCTSRPDSVLGFKCKTPKNYQTSKVRLFGISHEERTHFVLKHYEWLAGDVSDDTDHLKKREEGISYLKQIMKEIGWMELFRLPLNLLFLAAVFYYDPTLVTANLTQSQLYNFIHMWCKEKLLHRLCLTLSESKFIIQKKVDTVLKVVYKVALKGLLENRIYLTGDDEELLSSCCNIQDLPRSEVIPAFYSMRRKTAYGVLKEEYFIPHKGFQEFFAAQHIIEQSHAYKKGDIRCILQNNMTGHERGFEPLRNMLCHLLWQLNQLSLPNKTMVLEEAVDLIKESGIKYSSEWLSVLADMVPHDATLQRIVFHIKDRFDNKNSSDYKEIIEITDSTAQAALSLLPHIFPCTVMITLERSSDVNLRNAIAQHKLVHLWHHFTHPNTAGTSNYLLQQLAPMNNLENFKGNLDAEHLTLLPRNLKELSLVITGNDHCSSLLPTLLQVRPSLLQLSNLRIHVSVKRVTREAITRPLPDVKSIHLILSCVGEPDIKTAYGIAEDLCPMKKEYKVIRFPEASLSTEGWVQLAQGLAKAGIRVRKGMRMPFSNVTLDNAQYINESTKHLLRAKESRREPECMLWL, encoded by the exons ATGGCGTCCACACACAAAGAATGGTTCTTCAAGGAATACAGGGACATCTTCGAGACAACCGGCGAGACAGTGCTAACGTACATCACGAGATGCGGGATGGACAGAAAATCATCCACCGTTTCCCTCGAAAAGTACTTAAAGAATCTTTCACAAGAATCTACAGTCAACTTCAACATAAGagctatgaaaaaaatgaaagaaaaatctcGTGATTCAAAACCATTAGACGAGATACGTAACGGGCTACTGAGAAATCTCTTTAATACAACAGAATTAGAACAACTGGAGAATGATCCATCGTGCAGCAATTGTGACATCAGCCTCCTttacaaaataataagataTGCCTGTGAGAATGTATCTGATGAGGACAAGAAATGGTCAACTCCGAGTAGTGAGATGGAATATTTCATAtcgaagataaaaaagaaacgtaATAATGTTGTTCATAAAAAAGTCCCAAAGATTcttaatgatgaaaaattcAATGAAGAAGTAGAAACACTAACAGAACTGCTCATGGAAACATTAGAAGCTACGAGAATCAGAtatgagagaaatgaagacgAGATCACAAGTAAAAAGGATGAGGTGCTGAAAGCTATTAGTGATACCAGGAAGGAAGTACAGCAAAGAGCAGCGAACGCTGAACTGCCAAATTTCAAGAAGGAAACTAATAATGAGCTTCAAAACCATCTCAATCATGCTAAATACATTGACCCTCTCCATTTTCTGAGTGGACACGAAAACAACAAAGTTGACGTTCAAACTTTGTTTTCGAGAATTGATGTGGTTAACGAAGGAAATGATGGACTGCTTAGAGAAAAAGACATTAACCATGTTGATTATTTAACGATTTTAGAGATTACGAAAGCTCGGTCACCGCTTTCATGTCCACAAATCCTGCTTGTTGAAGGTGACGCTGGGAGTGGCAAGACCACCTTAATTACCTTCATTGTGTCTGAGTGGCTCATAGATGAAGGTGATCGCTGTATGAAGGGACTTGATCACTATGATCTTCTCTTGCGGGTCGTATGTCGAGAAGAGAATATATCCACGCTTGATGAGTTGCTGAAGCAAGTCTTACCTTCCTCTTATATTAAGTATGGAAGCTACCTCGTACCACTCTTAAAAAAATGCAAAGTCCTGTTTCTTGTTGATGGGTtagatgaaatgaatgaaatatcaGACAAACTCGTGAAAAATATTTTAAGCGAGGGAAAAGAATGTGGTAACTTTACTTTCATGTGTACATCACGGCCTGACAGTGTTCTGGGCTTCAAGtgtaaaacacctaaaaactaCCAAACTTCCAAAGTGAGATTATTTGGCATTTCCCATGAAGAGAGGACTCATTTTGTTCTGAAACATTACGAGTGGCTAGCCGGAGATGTATCCGATGATACTGACCATctcaagaaaagggaagaaggcatTTCCTATCTGAaacaaattatgaaagaaattgGTTGGATGGAGCTTTTCCGGCTTCCTCTTAACTTACTTTTTCTCGCAGCTGTTTTTTATTATGATCCAACACTTGTTACCGCTAATCTAACTCAGTCCCAGCTATACAATTTCATTCACATGTGGTGCAAAGAGAAGTTGCTACATCGATTATGCCTTACATTGTCTGAAAGCAAATTCATCATCCAGAAGAAAGTAGATACCGTGTTGAAGGTAGTGTATAAAGTGGCACTAAAAGGACTCCTTGAGAATCGGATTTATCTAACAGGAGATGATGAAGAGCTATTGAGTTCATGCTGCAACATCCAAGACTTGCCTAGAAGTGAGGTGATACCTGCATTTTACTCAATGCGGCGAAAGACGGCTTACGGGGTGCTGAAAGAAGAATACTTTATCCCACACAAAGGTTTCCAGGAGTTTTTTGCAGCGCAACACATTATTGAACAATCACATGCATACAAAAAAGGGGACATAAGGTGCATTCTTCAAAATAACATGACTGGACATGAAAGGGGTTTTGAGCCACTTAGAAACATGCTTTGCCACCTTTTATGGCAACTGAATCAGCTCAGCCTTCCAAATAAAACTATGGTTCTGGAGGAAGCAGTAGACCTTATAAAAGAGTCAGGCATTAAGTATAGCAGCGAATGGTTGTCAGTTTTAGCAGACATGGTGCCTCATGACGCCACACTGCAACGTATAGTGTTTCATATCAAAGATCGCTTTGATAACAAAAACAGTTCTgattataaagaaataatagaaataacggACAGTACAGCGCAAGccgccctttctctccttccacacaTCTTTCCGTGTACTGTCATGATAACATTAGAGAGGTCGTCAGATGTTAACTTACGGAACGCCATTGCTCAACACAAACTCGTGCATCTGTGGCACCACTTCACTCATCCCAACACAGCTGGTACTTCCAACTACCTGCTGCAGCAACTAGCACCAAT GAACAATCTAGAGAATTTCAAAGGCAATCTGGATGCTGAGCATCTGACACTGCTCCCCAGAAACTTGAAAGAACTGTCCTTGGTTATTACAGGGAATGATCACTGCAGTAGCCTTCTGCCAACTCTCTTACAAGTCCGCCCCTCTCTTCTGCAGTTGTCCAACCTCA GAATCCACGTTTCTGTAAAGAGGGTAACACGAGAGGCGATCACCCGTCCATTGCCAGATGTTAAAAGCATACATCTAATCTTATCCTGCGTCGGTGAGCCAGATATCAAGACAGCTTATGGTATTGCAGAAGATTTGTGTCCCATGAAGAAAga ATACAAAGTCATTAGATTCCCAGAAGCTTCACTAAGCACTGAAGGATGGGTACAGCTGGCGCAGGGCCTGGCAAAGGCTGGAATAAGAGTACGGAAGGGTATGAGGATGCCATTCTCTAATGTCACTCTGGACAACGCACAGTATATTAACGAGTCAACAAAACATTTACTCAGAGCGAAAGAGTCCAGAAG AGAACCGGAGTGCATGTTATGGCTGTAA
- the LOC123512171 gene encoding uncharacterized protein LOC123512171 isoform X3 codes for MASTHKEWFFKEYRDIFETTGETVLTYITRCGMDRKSSTVSLEKYLKNLSQESTVNFNIRAMKKMKEKSRDSKPLDEIRNGLLRNLFNTTELEQLENDPSCSNCDISLLYKIIRYACENVSDEDKKWSTPSSEMEYFISKIKKKRNNVVHKKVPKILNDEKFNEEVETLTELLMETLEATRIRYERNEDEITSKKDEVLKAISDTRKEVQQRAANAELPNFKKETNNELQNHLNHAKYIDPLHFLSGHENNKVDVQTLFSRIDVVNEGNDGLLREKDINHVDYLTILEITKARSPLSCPQILLVEGDAGSGKTTLITFIVSEWLIDEGDRCMKGLDHYDLLLRVVCREENISTLDELLKQVLPSSYIKYGSYLVPLLKKCKVLFLVDGLDEMNEISDKLVKNILSEGKECGNFTFMCTSRPDSVLGFKCKTPKNYQTSKVRLFGISHEERTHFVLKHYEWLAGDVSDDTDHLKKREEGISYLKQIMKEIGWMELFRLPLNLLFLAAVFYYDPTLVTANLTQSQLYNFIHMWCKEKLLHRLCLTLSESKFIIQKKVDTVLKVVYKVALKGLLENRIYLTGDDEELLSSCCNIQDLPRSEVIPAFYSMRRKTAYGVLKEEYFIPHKGFQEFFAAQHIIEQSHAYKKGDIRCILQNNMTGHERGFEPLRNMLCHLLWQLNQLSLPNKTMVLEEAVDLIKESGIKYSSEWLSVLADMVPHDATLQRIVFHIKDRFDNKNSSDYKEIIEITDSTAQAALSLLPHIFPCTVMITLERSSDVNLRNAIAQHKLVHLWHHFTHPNTAGTSNYLLQQLAPIYKVIRFPEASLSTEGWVQLAQGLAKAGIRVRKGMRMPFSNVTLDNAQYINESTKHLLRAKESRREPECMLWL; via the exons ATGGCGTCCACACACAAAGAATGGTTCTTCAAGGAATACAGGGACATCTTCGAGACAACCGGCGAGACAGTGCTAACGTACATCACGAGATGCGGGATGGACAGAAAATCATCCACCGTTTCCCTCGAAAAGTACTTAAAGAATCTTTCACAAGAATCTACAGTCAACTTCAACATAAGagctatgaaaaaaatgaaagaaaaatctcGTGATTCAAAACCATTAGACGAGATACGTAACGGGCTACTGAGAAATCTCTTTAATACAACAGAATTAGAACAACTGGAGAATGATCCATCGTGCAGCAATTGTGACATCAGCCTCCTttacaaaataataagataTGCCTGTGAGAATGTATCTGATGAGGACAAGAAATGGTCAACTCCGAGTAGTGAGATGGAATATTTCATAtcgaagataaaaaagaaacgtaATAATGTTGTTCATAAAAAAGTCCCAAAGATTcttaatgatgaaaaattcAATGAAGAAGTAGAAACACTAACAGAACTGCTCATGGAAACATTAGAAGCTACGAGAATCAGAtatgagagaaatgaagacgAGATCACAAGTAAAAAGGATGAGGTGCTGAAAGCTATTAGTGATACCAGGAAGGAAGTACAGCAAAGAGCAGCGAACGCTGAACTGCCAAATTTCAAGAAGGAAACTAATAATGAGCTTCAAAACCATCTCAATCATGCTAAATACATTGACCCTCTCCATTTTCTGAGTGGACACGAAAACAACAAAGTTGACGTTCAAACTTTGTTTTCGAGAATTGATGTGGTTAACGAAGGAAATGATGGACTGCTTAGAGAAAAAGACATTAACCATGTTGATTATTTAACGATTTTAGAGATTACGAAAGCTCGGTCACCGCTTTCATGTCCACAAATCCTGCTTGTTGAAGGTGACGCTGGGAGTGGCAAGACCACCTTAATTACCTTCATTGTGTCTGAGTGGCTCATAGATGAAGGTGATCGCTGTATGAAGGGACTTGATCACTATGATCTTCTCTTGCGGGTCGTATGTCGAGAAGAGAATATATCCACGCTTGATGAGTTGCTGAAGCAAGTCTTACCTTCCTCTTATATTAAGTATGGAAGCTACCTCGTACCACTCTTAAAAAAATGCAAAGTCCTGTTTCTTGTTGATGGGTtagatgaaatgaatgaaatatcaGACAAACTCGTGAAAAATATTTTAAGCGAGGGAAAAGAATGTGGTAACTTTACTTTCATGTGTACATCACGGCCTGACAGTGTTCTGGGCTTCAAGtgtaaaacacctaaaaactaCCAAACTTCCAAAGTGAGATTATTTGGCATTTCCCATGAAGAGAGGACTCATTTTGTTCTGAAACATTACGAGTGGCTAGCCGGAGATGTATCCGATGATACTGACCATctcaagaaaagggaagaaggcatTTCCTATCTGAaacaaattatgaaagaaattgGTTGGATGGAGCTTTTCCGGCTTCCTCTTAACTTACTTTTTCTCGCAGCTGTTTTTTATTATGATCCAACACTTGTTACCGCTAATCTAACTCAGTCCCAGCTATACAATTTCATTCACATGTGGTGCAAAGAGAAGTTGCTACATCGATTATGCCTTACATTGTCTGAAAGCAAATTCATCATCCAGAAGAAAGTAGATACCGTGTTGAAGGTAGTGTATAAAGTGGCACTAAAAGGACTCCTTGAGAATCGGATTTATCTAACAGGAGATGATGAAGAGCTATTGAGTTCATGCTGCAACATCCAAGACTTGCCTAGAAGTGAGGTGATACCTGCATTTTACTCAATGCGGCGAAAGACGGCTTACGGGGTGCTGAAAGAAGAATACTTTATCCCACACAAAGGTTTCCAGGAGTTTTTTGCAGCGCAACACATTATTGAACAATCACATGCATACAAAAAAGGGGACATAAGGTGCATTCTTCAAAATAACATGACTGGACATGAAAGGGGTTTTGAGCCACTTAGAAACATGCTTTGCCACCTTTTATGGCAACTGAATCAGCTCAGCCTTCCAAATAAAACTATGGTTCTGGAGGAAGCAGTAGACCTTATAAAAGAGTCAGGCATTAAGTATAGCAGCGAATGGTTGTCAGTTTTAGCAGACATGGTGCCTCATGACGCCACACTGCAACGTATAGTGTTTCATATCAAAGATCGCTTTGATAACAAAAACAGTTCTgattataaagaaataatagaaataacggACAGTACAGCGCAAGccgccctttctctccttccacacaTCTTTCCGTGTACTGTCATGATAACATTAGAGAGGTCGTCAGATGTTAACTTACGGAACGCCATTGCTCAACACAAACTCGTGCATCTGTGGCACCACTTCACTCATCCCAACACAGCTGGTACTTCCAACTACCTGCTGCAGCAACTAGCACCAAT ATACAAAGTCATTAGATTCCCAGAAGCTTCACTAAGCACTGAAGGATGGGTACAGCTGGCGCAGGGCCTGGCAAAGGCTGGAATAAGAGTACGGAAGGGTATGAGGATGCCATTCTCTAATGTCACTCTGGACAACGCACAGTATATTAACGAGTCAACAAAACATTTACTCAGAGCGAAAGAGTCCAGAAG AGAACCGGAGTGCATGTTATGGCTGTAA
- the LOC123512171 gene encoding uncharacterized protein LOC123512171 isoform X4: protein MASTHKEWFFKEYRDIFETTGETVLTYITRCGMDRKSSTVSLEKYLKNLSQESTVNFNIRAMKKMKEKSRDSKPLDEIRNGLLRNLFNTTELEQLENDPSCSNCDISLLYKIIRYACENVSDEDKKWSTPSSEMEYFISKIKKKRNNVVHKKVPKILNDEKFNEEVETLTELLMETLEATRIRYERNEDEITSKKDEVLKAISDTRKEVQQRAANAELPNFKKETNNELQNHLNHAKYIDPLHFLSGHENNKVDVQTLFSRIDVVNEGNDGLLREKDINHVDYLTILEITKARSPLSCPQILLVEGDAGSGKTTLITFIVSEWLIDEGDRCMKGLDHYDLLLRVVCREENISTLDELLKQVLPSSYIKYGSYLVPLLKKCKVLFLVDGLDEMNEISDKLVKNILSEGKECGNFTFMCTSRPDSVLGFKCKTPKNYQTSKVRLFGISHEERTHFVLKHYEWLAGDVSDDTDHLKKREEGISYLKQIMKEIGWMELFRLPLNLLFLAAVFYYDPTLVTANLTQSQLYNFIHMWCKEKLLHRLCLTLSESKFIIQKKVDTVLKVVYKVALKGLLENRIYLTGDDEELLSSCCNIQDLPRSEVIPAFYSMRRKTAYGVLKEEYFIPHKGFQEFFAAQHIIEQSHAYKKGDIRCILQNNMTGHERGFEPLRNMLCHLLWQLNQLSLPNKTMVLEEAVDLIKESGIKYSSEWLSVLADMVPHDATLQRIVFHIKDRFDNKNSSDYKEIIEITDSTAQAALSLLPHIFPCTVMITLERSSDVNLRNAIAQHKLVHLWHHFTHPNTAGTSNYLLQQLAPMNNLENFKGNLDAEHLTLLPRNLKELSLVITGNDHCSSLLPTLLQVRPSLLQLSNLNTKSLDSQKLH from the exons ATGGCGTCCACACACAAAGAATGGTTCTTCAAGGAATACAGGGACATCTTCGAGACAACCGGCGAGACAGTGCTAACGTACATCACGAGATGCGGGATGGACAGAAAATCATCCACCGTTTCCCTCGAAAAGTACTTAAAGAATCTTTCACAAGAATCTACAGTCAACTTCAACATAAGagctatgaaaaaaatgaaagaaaaatctcGTGATTCAAAACCATTAGACGAGATACGTAACGGGCTACTGAGAAATCTCTTTAATACAACAGAATTAGAACAACTGGAGAATGATCCATCGTGCAGCAATTGTGACATCAGCCTCCTttacaaaataataagataTGCCTGTGAGAATGTATCTGATGAGGACAAGAAATGGTCAACTCCGAGTAGTGAGATGGAATATTTCATAtcgaagataaaaaagaaacgtaATAATGTTGTTCATAAAAAAGTCCCAAAGATTcttaatgatgaaaaattcAATGAAGAAGTAGAAACACTAACAGAACTGCTCATGGAAACATTAGAAGCTACGAGAATCAGAtatgagagaaatgaagacgAGATCACAAGTAAAAAGGATGAGGTGCTGAAAGCTATTAGTGATACCAGGAAGGAAGTACAGCAAAGAGCAGCGAACGCTGAACTGCCAAATTTCAAGAAGGAAACTAATAATGAGCTTCAAAACCATCTCAATCATGCTAAATACATTGACCCTCTCCATTTTCTGAGTGGACACGAAAACAACAAAGTTGACGTTCAAACTTTGTTTTCGAGAATTGATGTGGTTAACGAAGGAAATGATGGACTGCTTAGAGAAAAAGACATTAACCATGTTGATTATTTAACGATTTTAGAGATTACGAAAGCTCGGTCACCGCTTTCATGTCCACAAATCCTGCTTGTTGAAGGTGACGCTGGGAGTGGCAAGACCACCTTAATTACCTTCATTGTGTCTGAGTGGCTCATAGATGAAGGTGATCGCTGTATGAAGGGACTTGATCACTATGATCTTCTCTTGCGGGTCGTATGTCGAGAAGAGAATATATCCACGCTTGATGAGTTGCTGAAGCAAGTCTTACCTTCCTCTTATATTAAGTATGGAAGCTACCTCGTACCACTCTTAAAAAAATGCAAAGTCCTGTTTCTTGTTGATGGGTtagatgaaatgaatgaaatatcaGACAAACTCGTGAAAAATATTTTAAGCGAGGGAAAAGAATGTGGTAACTTTACTTTCATGTGTACATCACGGCCTGACAGTGTTCTGGGCTTCAAGtgtaaaacacctaaaaactaCCAAACTTCCAAAGTGAGATTATTTGGCATTTCCCATGAAGAGAGGACTCATTTTGTTCTGAAACATTACGAGTGGCTAGCCGGAGATGTATCCGATGATACTGACCATctcaagaaaagggaagaaggcatTTCCTATCTGAaacaaattatgaaagaaattgGTTGGATGGAGCTTTTCCGGCTTCCTCTTAACTTACTTTTTCTCGCAGCTGTTTTTTATTATGATCCAACACTTGTTACCGCTAATCTAACTCAGTCCCAGCTATACAATTTCATTCACATGTGGTGCAAAGAGAAGTTGCTACATCGATTATGCCTTACATTGTCTGAAAGCAAATTCATCATCCAGAAGAAAGTAGATACCGTGTTGAAGGTAGTGTATAAAGTGGCACTAAAAGGACTCCTTGAGAATCGGATTTATCTAACAGGAGATGATGAAGAGCTATTGAGTTCATGCTGCAACATCCAAGACTTGCCTAGAAGTGAGGTGATACCTGCATTTTACTCAATGCGGCGAAAGACGGCTTACGGGGTGCTGAAAGAAGAATACTTTATCCCACACAAAGGTTTCCAGGAGTTTTTTGCAGCGCAACACATTATTGAACAATCACATGCATACAAAAAAGGGGACATAAGGTGCATTCTTCAAAATAACATGACTGGACATGAAAGGGGTTTTGAGCCACTTAGAAACATGCTTTGCCACCTTTTATGGCAACTGAATCAGCTCAGCCTTCCAAATAAAACTATGGTTCTGGAGGAAGCAGTAGACCTTATAAAAGAGTCAGGCATTAAGTATAGCAGCGAATGGTTGTCAGTTTTAGCAGACATGGTGCCTCATGACGCCACACTGCAACGTATAGTGTTTCATATCAAAGATCGCTTTGATAACAAAAACAGTTCTgattataaagaaataatagaaataacggACAGTACAGCGCAAGccgccctttctctccttccacacaTCTTTCCGTGTACTGTCATGATAACATTAGAGAGGTCGTCAGATGTTAACTTACGGAACGCCATTGCTCAACACAAACTCGTGCATCTGTGGCACCACTTCACTCATCCCAACACAGCTGGTACTTCCAACTACCTGCTGCAGCAACTAGCACCAAT GAACAATCTAGAGAATTTCAAAGGCAATCTGGATGCTGAGCATCTGACACTGCTCCCCAGAAACTTGAAAGAACTGTCCTTGGTTATTACAGGGAATGATCACTGCAGTAGCCTTCTGCCAACTCTCTTACAAGTCCGCCCCTCTCTTCTGCAGTTGTCCAACCTCA ATACAAAGTCATTAGATTCCCAGAAGCTTCACTAA